The region TCTCGTCGTCCAGCCAGAGCGCGGACAGCTCCTCGAAGTCGCCGCGCTCCAGGAATTCGTAGAACGCCGTGTTGGCCAGCTCGACCTGCTCGGCGTCGGTGCCTCGGGGGGTCACCGGGGGCCCGCCGCGGGGGTGGCCGTCCGTGGGCCGTGTGCCGACCGTGGGCCGTTCGGCGTCCGTGGGTCGCGTGCGCCCGCGACGGCGCGGGCGACCCGTACGGCGTCCGCCGTGGCCCGTACCTCGTGCACCCGGACCGCCCACGCGCCCTCGTGGGCGGCGATGGCGGAGACGGCGGCGGTGGCGGCGTCGCGCTCGCGGGCGGGCGGCGGGGCGGCGCCCTCGCCCGCCAGGACGTGGCCGAGGAAGCGCTTGCGGGAGGCGGCCACCAGGAGCGGGAAGCCCAGGGCGCGCAGGTCGCCCAGGTGGGCGAGGAGCGCGAGGTCGTGCTCGGCCCGCTTGGCGAAGCCGAGGCCGGGGTCGACGACGATGCGCTGCGGGTCGATGCCGCCCGCGACGACGGCGTCCACCCGGGTGCGGAGTTCGGCCACGACCTCGGCGACCACGTCGTCGTACACGGCGAGGCTGTTCATGTTCTCGCTGAAGCCGCGCCAGTGCATGACGACGAAGGGGGCGCCGGTGGCGGCGACGGCGGGGACCATGGCGGGGTCGGCGAGGCCGCCGCTGACGTCGTTGACGAGGACCGCGCCCGCGGCGACGGCCTGCTCGGCGACGGCGGCGCGCATGGTGTCCACGGAGACGGCGACGCCCTCGGAGACCAGGCCGCGCACGACGGGCACGACCCGCTTGAGCTCCTCGGCGGCGTCGACGCGGCTGGCTCCGGGGCGGGTGGACTCGCCGCCCACGTCGACCAGGTCGGCGCCCTCCGCGACGAGGGCCAGGCCGCGCTTGACGGCTGCGGCGGTGTCGAACCAGCGGCCGCCGTCGGAGAAGGAGTCGGGCGTGACGTTGACGACGCCCATGACCGCACAGCGGTCCCACTGGGGGAGTCCCTCCGGCAGCCCCTCGGGGAGTCCTTCCGGCAGTCCAGCGGCGGAGCGTGTGCGCAACGTACTCATGCGCCAAGCGTAGGCGTCAACAGGTGATATCCGGACCGCCCCGGCTGTCCGGGAAAACCCGCCCCAGGAGGGTGAAGAGCGCGGTGCGCTCGGAGTCGTCCAGGGTGTCCAGAGCGCTCAGTGTGGTGTGCATGCGGGCCCGGATGGCGTCGATGGTCACCTCGCCCGCCACGGTCAGGACGACGTTCTTCACGCGGCGGTCGGTGGGGCTGGGCTCGCGGCGCACCAGTTCGCGCTTCTCCAGCCGGTCGACGATGCCGGTGATGTTGGAGGCGTCGCAGGCCAGGGTGGTGGCGAGGGCGCGCATGGGGGCGGGCGTCGCGCGCAGCACGCTGAGGGCCTTGGCCTGGCTGGCGGTGAGGCCCTCG is a window of Streptomyces sp. NBC_00237 DNA encoding:
- a CDS encoding MarR family winged helix-turn-helix transcriptional regulator; protein product: MPANPPHPAPASQDGSAPPTKAELVGRLAASFGLYYGDFTLAAATEGLTASQAKALSVLRATPAPMRALATTLACDASNITGIVDRLEKRELVRREPSPTDRRVKNVVLTVAGEVTIDAIRARMHTTLSALDTLDDSERTALFTLLGRVFPDSRGGPDITC
- the folP gene encoding dihydropteroate synthase codes for the protein MGVVNVTPDSFSDGGRWFDTAAAVKRGLALVAEGADLVDVGGESTRPGASRVDAAEELKRVVPVVRGLVSEGVAVSVDTMRAAVAEQAVAAGAVLVNDVSGGLADPAMVPAVAATGAPFVVMHWRGFSENMNSLAVYDDVVAEVVAELRTRVDAVVAGGIDPQRIVVDPGLGFAKRAEHDLALLAHLGDLRALGFPLLVAASRKRFLGHVLAGEGAAPPPARERDAATAAVSAIAAHEGAWAVRVHEVRATADAVRVARAVAGARDPRTPNGPRSAHGPRTATPAAGPR